From Vidua chalybeata isolate OUT-0048 chromosome 25, bVidCha1 merged haplotype, whole genome shotgun sequence, one genomic window encodes:
- the MECR gene encoding enoyl-[acyl-carrier-protein] reductase, mitochondrial isoform X1, producing MQRAAARALRGARSPPVLTPPGLTQPGLTQPGLTQPGLTQPVRARSAAAAPPPLGLLYERHGEAAAVVQLKDLEVPKLGDCDVHVKMLAAPINPADINMIQGTYPILSPLPAVGGNEGVGEVLEVGHRVTALKPGDWVIPANAGLGTWRTRGVFPEEMLLKVPSDIPVLCAATLSVNPCTAFRLLADFESLVPGDSVIQNAANSGVGQAVIQIARASGIKTINVVRDRPDLPKLVERLMALGADHIVTEEMLRKPEMKDIFKSIPRPRLALNCVGGKSTTEMLRHLQPKGTMVTYGGMAKQPVMVPVSAFIFRDVRLRGFWITQWRKDHVQDQESVAAMMDALCQLIRGGQLTAPACTEVPLQDYRAALEASMKPFVSSKQILLL from the exons ATGCAGCGAGCGGCAGCGCGGGCGCTGCGCGGGGCGCGGAGCCCCCCAGTGCTGACCCCGCCGGGGCTCACCCAGCCGGGGCTCACCCAGCCGGGGCTCACCCAGCCGGGGCTCACCCAGCCGGTGCGGGCGCGATCGGCCGCGGCGGCGCCCCCGCCGCTCGGGCTGCTCTACGAGCGGCACGGGGAGGCCGCAGCCGTCGTGCA ACTGAAGGATCTGGAAGTGCCCAAGCTGGGGGACTGTGATGTCCACGTCAAGATGTTGGCAGCCCCCATCAATCCTGCCGACATCAACATGATCCAAG GGACCTACCCCATCCTGTCACCGCTGCCGGCCGTGGGAGGGAACGAAGGTGTCGGGGAGGTGCTGGAGGTTGGGCACCGTGTGACAGCTCTGAAACCTGGGGACTGGGTCATCCCTGCGAACGCCGGGCTCG GGACGTGGCGGACACGGGGAGTGTTCCctgaggagatgctgctgaAAGTGCCCAGTGACATcccagtgctctgtgctgccactCTGAGCGTCAACCCCTGCACGGCGTTCCGTCTGCTGGCTGACTTCGAGAGCCTGGTGCCCG GTGACTCTGTCATTCAGAACGCCGCCAACAGCGGTGTGGGCCAGGCCGTCATCCAGATCGCCAGGGCCTCCGGCATCAAGACCATCAATGtggtgagggacag acCTGATCTCCCTAAACTGGTGGAGAGGCTGATGGCCCTGGGTGCTGACCACATCGTCACAGAGGAGATGCTGAGAAAGCCAGAGATGAAAGATATATTTAAG AGCATCCCAAGGCCCCGGCTCGCCCTGAACTGCGTCGGGGGCAAAAGCACCACGGAGATGCTGCGTCATCTGCA GCCCAAGGGGACCATGGTCACCTACGGGGGGATGGCAAAGCAGCCTGTGATGGTGCCTGTG AGTGCCTTCATCTTCCGGGACGTGCGGCTCCGCGGGTTCTGGATAACACAATGGCGGAAGGACCACGTGCAGG acCAGGAGAGCGTGGCTGCGATGATGGATGCCCTGTGCCAGCTCATCCGCGGGGGCCAGCTCACGGCGCCTGCCTGCACCGAGGTCCCGCTCCAGGACTACAGGGCAGCGCTGGAGGCCTCCATGAAGCCCTTCGTGTCCTCCAAGCAGATCCTCCTCCTCTGA
- the MECR gene encoding enoyl-[acyl-carrier-protein] reductase, mitochondrial isoform X2 — translation MLAAPINPADINMIQGTYPILSPLPAVGGNEGVGEVLEVGHRVTALKPGDWVIPANAGLGTWRTRGVFPEEMLLKVPSDIPVLCAATLSVNPCTAFRLLADFESLVPGDSVIQNAANSGVGQAVIQIARASGIKTINVVRDRPDLPKLVERLMALGADHIVTEEMLRKPEMKDIFKSIPRPRLALNCVGGKSTTEMLRHLQPKGTMVTYGGMAKQPVMVPVSAFIFRDVRLRGFWITQWRKDHVQDQESVAAMMDALCQLIRGGQLTAPACTEVPLQDYRAALEASMKPFVSSKQILLL, via the exons ATGTTGGCAGCCCCCATCAATCCTGCCGACATCAACATGATCCAAG GGACCTACCCCATCCTGTCACCGCTGCCGGCCGTGGGAGGGAACGAAGGTGTCGGGGAGGTGCTGGAGGTTGGGCACCGTGTGACAGCTCTGAAACCTGGGGACTGGGTCATCCCTGCGAACGCCGGGCTCG GGACGTGGCGGACACGGGGAGTGTTCCctgaggagatgctgctgaAAGTGCCCAGTGACATcccagtgctctgtgctgccactCTGAGCGTCAACCCCTGCACGGCGTTCCGTCTGCTGGCTGACTTCGAGAGCCTGGTGCCCG GTGACTCTGTCATTCAGAACGCCGCCAACAGCGGTGTGGGCCAGGCCGTCATCCAGATCGCCAGGGCCTCCGGCATCAAGACCATCAATGtggtgagggacag acCTGATCTCCCTAAACTGGTGGAGAGGCTGATGGCCCTGGGTGCTGACCACATCGTCACAGAGGAGATGCTGAGAAAGCCAGAGATGAAAGATATATTTAAG AGCATCCCAAGGCCCCGGCTCGCCCTGAACTGCGTCGGGGGCAAAAGCACCACGGAGATGCTGCGTCATCTGCA GCCCAAGGGGACCATGGTCACCTACGGGGGGATGGCAAAGCAGCCTGTGATGGTGCCTGTG AGTGCCTTCATCTTCCGGGACGTGCGGCTCCGCGGGTTCTGGATAACACAATGGCGGAAGGACCACGTGCAGG acCAGGAGAGCGTGGCTGCGATGATGGATGCCCTGTGCCAGCTCATCCGCGGGGGCCAGCTCACGGCGCCTGCCTGCACCGAGGTCCCGCTCCAGGACTACAGGGCAGCGCTGGAGGCCTCCATGAAGCCCTTCGTGTCCTCCAAGCAGATCCTCCTCCTCTGA